One region of Candidatus Saccharibacteria bacterium genomic DNA includes:
- the thrS gene encoding threonine--tRNA ligase, with the protein MTAENDSLHAMRHSLAHIMAGAIQHLWPEVKLGVGPVVENGFYYDIDLGTEAKLSEEDFGRVEDEMRKIIADAQPFDKYMMPVEQALLWARDNGQPYKEELLNDLRREGTTLAKELDSAMMGLPAGIGGVTATQTVTEVSFYRNGDFSDLCRGPHVESTDKVGAFKLMRVAGAYWRGKEDNPQMQRVYGVAFETEKELRSYLGMLEEAKKRDHRKLGAELDLFVFSELVGQGLPLWTPRGTVLKNELDRFVQDLRDERGFQQISVPHITKKELYEKSGHWTKFKDELFRITTREGHEFAMKPMNCPHHTQIYASQPRSYRDLPIRYRESTMVYRDEQSGELGGLSRVRGITQDDAHVFCRTGQIEGEVQKLWDIIETFYKTVGFEDLEYRLSTHDPEDMSQYAGGIDKWDSSVTQLENILKTKVGDKYYVGVGEAAFYGPKIDFMGHDAIGREHQVATIQLDFNQPEGFDLTCTNEDGGDERIVMLHCAVMGSHERFLSIYIEHTAGKFPVWCAPEQVRILSVNQEPATLAFVESLQQAGKALGLRIEADNNNESVGKKIRAAEVWKVPYTIVIGEKEIGGGELTPRIRKDLVVSEDLKSYTAEEFFRTVANEAKSRVSKTSL; encoded by the coding sequence ATGACGGCAGAAAACGATAGCCTACATGCCATGAGGCATAGCTTGGCACATATAATGGCAGGGGCAATTCAACACCTGTGGCCAGAGGTCAAACTTGGCGTGGGGCCGGTGGTCGAGAACGGGTTTTATTACGACATAGACCTCGGGACAGAGGCAAAACTCAGCGAGGAAGATTTTGGGCGAGTGGAGGATGAAATGCGCAAAATCATTGCAGACGCGCAGCCATTTGATAAATATATGATGCCCGTGGAACAAGCTCTGTTATGGGCGCGCGACAACGGCCAGCCTTATAAGGAAGAATTGCTCAATGATCTGCGGCGAGAGGGAACAACCCTGGCCAAAGAACTAGATAGTGCCATGATGGGGCTTCCGGCTGGCATAGGCGGAGTGACTGCGACGCAAACGGTTACTGAAGTATCATTTTACCGTAACGGCGACTTTTCTGACCTTTGTAGGGGTCCACACGTAGAGTCGACCGACAAAGTCGGGGCGTTCAAGCTCATGCGCGTAGCTGGGGCGTACTGGCGTGGCAAAGAGGATAATCCTCAGATGCAGCGCGTTTATGGTGTGGCATTTGAGACCGAAAAGGAGCTACGCAGCTACCTAGGTATGTTGGAAGAAGCCAAAAAACGCGATCACCGCAAGCTGGGTGCGGAACTAGATCTTTTTGTCTTTTCCGAGCTCGTCGGTCAAGGTTTGCCGCTGTGGACCCCCAGGGGCACGGTACTCAAGAATGAACTCGACCGTTTCGTACAAGATTTGCGTGACGAGCGAGGTTTTCAGCAGATATCAGTGCCGCATATTACCAAGAAAGAACTGTATGAAAAAAGTGGCCACTGGACAAAGTTCAAAGACGAATTATTTCGGATAACCACCCGTGAGGGGCACGAGTTCGCCATGAAGCCCATGAACTGTCCTCATCACACACAAATTTACGCGTCACAACCGCGGAGCTACCGAGATTTACCCATCCGTTACCGCGAATCCACCATGGTTTACCGCGACGAACAGAGCGGGGAACTGGGCGGGCTTAGTCGGGTTCGGGGGATTACCCAGGACGACGCGCATGTTTTTTGCCGAACGGGTCAGATTGAGGGCGAAGTGCAAAAGCTATGGGATATTATTGAGACATTCTATAAAACGGTTGGCTTTGAAGATTTGGAGTATCGGCTGTCAACGCACGACCCAGAAGATATGAGCCAGTACGCTGGCGGAATAGACAAATGGGATTCATCTGTCACTCAGCTAGAAAATATCCTAAAAACTAAAGTTGGCGACAAATACTATGTTGGGGTAGGAGAGGCAGCTTTTTATGGTCCGAAAATTGATTTTATGGGGCATGATGCCATCGGTCGAGAGCACCAGGTAGCAACAATTCAGCTGGATTTCAATCAGCCGGAGGGGTTTGATCTGACTTGCACCAATGAGGATGGTGGAGACGAGCGTATTGTCATGTTGCACTGTGCCGTAATGGGTTCGCATGAGCGTTTCTTAAGCATTTACATAGAACATACCGCCGGAAAGTTTCCTGTGTGGTGCGCGCCGGAACAGGTGCGGATACTGAGCGTTAACCAAGAGCCAGCAACACTTGCGTTTGTTGAGAGTTTGCAGCAGGCAGGCAAGGCGCTTGGCCTGCGCATTGAAGCAGACAACAACAACGAATCTGTTGGTAAAAAGATTCGTGCCGCCGAAGTGTGGAAGGTTCCATATACAATAGTGATAGGTGAGAAAGAGATTGGGGGCGGGGAGCTGACACCGCGTATCCGTAAAGACCTTGTCGTGTCGGAAGATTTGAAATCATACACGGCCGAAGAATTCTTTAGAACCGTTGCCAACGAAGCCAAGTCCCGTGTCAGTAAAACCTCGCTATAA
- a CDS encoding MGMT family protein has product MFTVNFEVGFRERVESVVRQIPWGRVMTYGQIAALCGNARAARVVGGTAHFGDPDLPWQRVVNKSGGLASGYPGGRRAHAEHLRREKVIVSEDMKVDVENLLWWPEG; this is encoded by the coding sequence ATGTTTACCGTAAATTTTGAAGTTGGGTTTCGGGAGCGAGTGGAGTCGGTAGTACGGCAGATTCCTTGGGGGCGGGTTATGACATATGGGCAGATTGCGGCGTTGTGTGGTAATGCGCGGGCGGCGCGGGTTGTGGGTGGTACCGCCCATTTTGGCGACCCGGATTTACCCTGGCAAAGAGTGGTTAACAAAAGCGGTGGTTTGGCGAGTGGCTACCCGGGTGGTCGCCGCGCACACGCAGAACACTTGCGTAGAGAAAAAGTCATTGTTTCTGAAGACATGAAAGTGGATGTCGAAAATCTGCTGTGGTGG